Proteins from a genomic interval of Arvicola amphibius chromosome 17, mArvAmp1.2, whole genome shotgun sequence:
- the Kif5a gene encoding kinesin heavy chain isoform X1, producing MAETNNECSIKVLCRFRPLNQAEILRGDKFIPIFQGDDSVIIGGKPYVFDRVFPPNTTQEQVYHACAMQIVKDVLAGYNGTIFAYGQTSSGKTHTMEGKLHDPQMMGIIPRIARDIFNHIYSMDENLEFHIKVSYFEIYLDKIRDLLDVTKTNLSVHEDKNRVPFVKGCTERFVSSPEEILDVIDEGKSNRHVAVTNMNEHSSRSHSIFLINIKQENIETEQKLSGKLYLVDLAGSEKVSKTGAEGAVLDEAKNINKSLSALGNVISALAEGTKSYVPYRDSKMTRILQDSLGGNCRTTMFICCSPSSYNDAETKSTLMFGQRAKTIKNTASVNLELTAEQWKKKYEKEKEKTKAQKETIAKLEAELSRWRNGENVPETERLAGEDSALGAELCEETPVNDNSSIVVRIAPEERQKYEEEIRRLYKQLDDKDDEINQQSQLIEKLKQQMLDQEELLVSTRGDNEKVQRELSHLQSENDAAKDEVKEVLQALEELAVNYDQKSQEVEEKSQQNQLLVDELSQKVATMLSLESELQRLQEVSGHQRKRIAEVLNGLMKDLSEFSVIVGNGEIKLPVEISGAIEEEFTVARLYISKIKSEVKSVVKRCRQLENLQVECHRKMEVTGRELSSCQLLISQHEAKIRSLTEYMQSVELKKRHLEESYDSLSDELAKLQAQETVHEVALKDKEPDTQDAEEVKKALELQMENHREAHHRQLARLRDEINEKQRTIDELKDLNQKLQLELEKLQADYERLKNEEHEKSAKLQELTFLYERHEQSKQDLKGLEETVARELQTLHNLRKLFVQDVTTRVKKSAEMEPEDSGGIHSQKQKISFLENNLEQLTKVHKQLVRDNADLRCELPKLEKRLRATAERVKALEGALKEAKEGAMKDKRRYQQEVDRIKEAVRYKSSGKRGHSAQIAKPVRPGHYPASSPTNPYGTRSPECISYTNNLFQNYQNLHLQAAPSSTSDLYFANSCASNGATSSGPLASYQKANMDNGNATDINDNRSDLPCGYEAEDQAKLFPLHQETAAS from the exons GGAAAGCCGTATGTCTTTGACCGTGTATTCCCCCCAAACACGACTCAGGAGCAAGTTTATCATGCATGTGCCATGCAGATCGTCAAAG acGTCCTTGCTGGCTACAATGGCACAATTTTTGCTTATGGACAGACATCCTCAGGGAAAACACATACCATGGAG GGCAAGCTGCACGACCCTCAGATGATGGGAATCATTCCTCGGATTGCTCGAGACATCTTCAACCACATCTACTCAATGGATGAGAACTTGGAGTTCCACATCAAG GTTTCTTACTTTGAGATTTACCTGGATAAGATCCGAGACCTTTTGGATG TGACCAAGACAAACCTGTCTGTGCACGAAGACAAAAACCGGGTGCCGTTTGTCAAG GGTTGTACCGAACGCTTTGTGTCCAGCCCAGAGGAGATTTTGGATGTGATCGATGAAGGGAAGTCGAACCGCCACGTGGCCGTCACCA ATATGAATGAGCACAGCTCTCGGAGCCACAGCATCTTCCTCATCAACATCAAGCAGGAGAACATAGAGACCGAGCAGAAGCTCAGCGGGAAGCTGTACCTTGTGGACCTGGCCGGGAGCGAGAAG GTCAGCAAGACCGGAGCAGAAGGGGCTGTGCTGGATGAGGCGAAGAATATCAACAAGTCTCTGTCGGCCCTGGGAAACGTGATCTCTGCCCTGGCTGAGGGCACT AAAAGCTATGTGCCGTACCGTGACAGCAAAATGACGCGGATTCTTCAGGACTCCCTGGGAGGAAATTGTAGGACCACCATGTTCATCTGCTGCTCACCGTCCAGCTACAATGATGCGGAGACAAAGTCTACCCTGATGTTTGGGCAGCG GGCAAAGACGATTAAGAATACTGCCTCAGTGAATCTGGAGCTGACGGCTGAGCAATGGAAGAAGAAatatgagaaggagaaggagaagaccaAGGCCCAGAAGGAGACCATTGCTAAGCTGGAGGCTGAGCTGAGTCGGTGGCGCAATG GAGAGAATGTGCCTGAGACTGAGCGCCTGGCTGGGGAGGACTCAGCTCTGGGAGCCGAGCTCTGTGAGGAGACTCCTGTGAATGACAACTCATCCATCGTGGTCCGCATCGCAccagaggagaggcagaagtATGAGGAAGAGATCCGCCGCCTCTACAAGCAGCTTGACGACAAG GACGATGAGATCAACCAGCAGAGCCAGCTCATTGAGAAGCTGAAGCAGCAGATGCTGGACCAGGAAGAG CTGCTGGTGTCTACTCGGGGAGACAATGAGAAGGTCCAGCGGGAGCTGAGCCACCTGCAGTCAGAGAACGATGCTGCTAAGGATGAGGTGAAGGAAGTCCTGCAGGCCCTGGAGGAACTGGCAGTCAACTACGACCAGAAGTCGCaggaggtggaagagaagagCCAGCAGAACCAGCTGCTGGTGGATGAGCTGTCCCAGAAGGTG GCCACCATGCTGTCCCTGGAGTCTGAGCTACAGCGGCTCCAGGAGGTCAGTGGACACCAGCGGAAACGGATCGCTGAGGTGCTCAATGGGCTGATGAAGGACCTGAGCGAGTTCAGTGTCATCGTGGGCAACGGTGAGATTAAGCTG CCAGTGGAGATCAGCGGGGCCATCGAAGAGGAGTTCACCGTGGCCCGACTCTACATCAGCAAAATCAAATCGGAGGTCAAGTCTGTAGTGAAGCGGTGTCGGCAGCTGGAGAACCTGCAGGTGGAATGTCACCGCAAGATGGAGGTGACTGGCAGGGAGCTGTCATCCTGCCAGCTGCTCATCTCACAG CATGAGGCCAAGATCCGTTCGCTTACGGAATACATGCAGAGTGTGGAGCTGAAGAAACGGCACCTGGAAGAATCCTATGACTCCCTGAGCGATGAACTAGCCAAGCTTCAGGCGCAGG AAACTGTGCATGAAGTGGCCCTAAAAGACAAGGAACCGGACACACAGGACGCAGAGGAAGTGAAG AAGGCCCTGGAGCTGCAGATGGAGAATCACCGTGAGGCTCATCACCGGCAGCTGGCCCGCCTCCGGGATGAGATCAATGAGAAGCAGAGGACCATTGACGAGCTTAAAGA CCTGAACCAGAAGCTGCAATTGGAGCTGGAGAAGCTGCAGGCTGATTATGAGAGGCTGAAGAACGAAGAGCACGAGAAGAGCGCCAAACTGCAGGAGCTGAC ATTTCTGTACGAGCGACATGAGCAGTCCAAGCAGGACCTCAAGGGGCTGGAggagacagtt GCCCGGGAACTCCAGACCCTCCACAACCTTCGCAAGCTGTTCGTTCAAGACGTCACGACTCGAGTCAAGAAA AGTGCAGAAATGGAGCCCGAGGACAGTGGGGGGATTCACTCCCAGAAACAGAAGATCTCCTTTCTTGAGAACAACCTGGAACAGCTTACAAAAGTTCACAAACAG CTGGTACGTGACAATGCAGATCTGCGTTGTGAGCTTCCTAAATTGGAAAAACGACTTAGGGCTACGGCTGAGAGAGTTAAGGCCCTGGAGGGTGCACTGAAGGAGGCCAAGGAGGGAGCCATGAAGGACAAGCGCCGGTACCAGCAGGAAGTAGACCGCATCAAGGAAGCCGTGCGGTACAAGAGCTCCGGCAAGCGGGGCCATTCTGCCCAGATTG CTAAGCCTGTGAGGCCTGGCCACTACCCAGCCTCCTCACCCACCAACCCCTATGGCACCCGGAGCCCCGAGTGTATCAGTTACACCAACAATCTCTTCCAGAACTACCAGAACCTGCACCTGCAGGCTGCACCTAGCTCCACCTCAGATCTATA CTTTGCTAACTCCTGTGCCAGCAATGGAGCCACATCCAGTGGCCCCTTAGCTTCCTACCAGAAGGCCAACATGGACAATG GAAATGCCACAGATATCAACGACAACAG GAGTGACCTGCCATGCGGCTACGAGGCTGAGGATCAGGCCAAGCTTTTCCCTCTCCACCAAGAGACAGCAGCCAGCTAA
- the Kif5a gene encoding kinesin heavy chain isoform X2 — MAETNNECSIKVLCRFRPLNQAEILRGDKFIPIFQGDDSVIIGVSYFEIYLDKIRDLLDVTKTNLSVHEDKNRVPFVKGCTERFVSSPEEILDVIDEGKSNRHVAVTNMNEHSSRSHSIFLINIKQENIETEQKLSGKLYLVDLAGSEKVSKTGAEGAVLDEAKNINKSLSALGNVISALAEGTKSYVPYRDSKMTRILQDSLGGNCRTTMFICCSPSSYNDAETKSTLMFGQRAKTIKNTASVNLELTAEQWKKKYEKEKEKTKAQKETIAKLEAELSRWRNGENVPETERLAGEDSALGAELCEETPVNDNSSIVVRIAPEERQKYEEEIRRLYKQLDDKDDEINQQSQLIEKLKQQMLDQEELLVSTRGDNEKVQRELSHLQSENDAAKDEVKEVLQALEELAVNYDQKSQEVEEKSQQNQLLVDELSQKVATMLSLESELQRLQEVSGHQRKRIAEVLNGLMKDLSEFSVIVGNGEIKLPVEISGAIEEEFTVARLYISKIKSEVKSVVKRCRQLENLQVECHRKMEVTGRELSSCQLLISQHEAKIRSLTEYMQSVELKKRHLEESYDSLSDELAKLQAQETVHEVALKDKEPDTQDAEEVKKALELQMENHREAHHRQLARLRDEINEKQRTIDELKDLNQKLQLELEKLQADYERLKNEEHEKSAKLQELTFLYERHEQSKQDLKGLEETVARELQTLHNLRKLFVQDVTTRVKKSAEMEPEDSGGIHSQKQKISFLENNLEQLTKVHKQLVRDNADLRCELPKLEKRLRATAERVKALEGALKEAKEGAMKDKRRYQQEVDRIKEAVRYKSSGKRGHSAQIAKPVRPGHYPASSPTNPYGTRSPECISYTNNLFQNYQNLHLQAAPSSTSDLYFANSCASNGATSSGPLASYQKANMDNGNATDINDNRSDLPCGYEAEDQAKLFPLHQETAAS, encoded by the exons GTTTCTTACTTTGAGATTTACCTGGATAAGATCCGAGACCTTTTGGATG TGACCAAGACAAACCTGTCTGTGCACGAAGACAAAAACCGGGTGCCGTTTGTCAAG GGTTGTACCGAACGCTTTGTGTCCAGCCCAGAGGAGATTTTGGATGTGATCGATGAAGGGAAGTCGAACCGCCACGTGGCCGTCACCA ATATGAATGAGCACAGCTCTCGGAGCCACAGCATCTTCCTCATCAACATCAAGCAGGAGAACATAGAGACCGAGCAGAAGCTCAGCGGGAAGCTGTACCTTGTGGACCTGGCCGGGAGCGAGAAG GTCAGCAAGACCGGAGCAGAAGGGGCTGTGCTGGATGAGGCGAAGAATATCAACAAGTCTCTGTCGGCCCTGGGAAACGTGATCTCTGCCCTGGCTGAGGGCACT AAAAGCTATGTGCCGTACCGTGACAGCAAAATGACGCGGATTCTTCAGGACTCCCTGGGAGGAAATTGTAGGACCACCATGTTCATCTGCTGCTCACCGTCCAGCTACAATGATGCGGAGACAAAGTCTACCCTGATGTTTGGGCAGCG GGCAAAGACGATTAAGAATACTGCCTCAGTGAATCTGGAGCTGACGGCTGAGCAATGGAAGAAGAAatatgagaaggagaaggagaagaccaAGGCCCAGAAGGAGACCATTGCTAAGCTGGAGGCTGAGCTGAGTCGGTGGCGCAATG GAGAGAATGTGCCTGAGACTGAGCGCCTGGCTGGGGAGGACTCAGCTCTGGGAGCCGAGCTCTGTGAGGAGACTCCTGTGAATGACAACTCATCCATCGTGGTCCGCATCGCAccagaggagaggcagaagtATGAGGAAGAGATCCGCCGCCTCTACAAGCAGCTTGACGACAAG GACGATGAGATCAACCAGCAGAGCCAGCTCATTGAGAAGCTGAAGCAGCAGATGCTGGACCAGGAAGAG CTGCTGGTGTCTACTCGGGGAGACAATGAGAAGGTCCAGCGGGAGCTGAGCCACCTGCAGTCAGAGAACGATGCTGCTAAGGATGAGGTGAAGGAAGTCCTGCAGGCCCTGGAGGAACTGGCAGTCAACTACGACCAGAAGTCGCaggaggtggaagagaagagCCAGCAGAACCAGCTGCTGGTGGATGAGCTGTCCCAGAAGGTG GCCACCATGCTGTCCCTGGAGTCTGAGCTACAGCGGCTCCAGGAGGTCAGTGGACACCAGCGGAAACGGATCGCTGAGGTGCTCAATGGGCTGATGAAGGACCTGAGCGAGTTCAGTGTCATCGTGGGCAACGGTGAGATTAAGCTG CCAGTGGAGATCAGCGGGGCCATCGAAGAGGAGTTCACCGTGGCCCGACTCTACATCAGCAAAATCAAATCGGAGGTCAAGTCTGTAGTGAAGCGGTGTCGGCAGCTGGAGAACCTGCAGGTGGAATGTCACCGCAAGATGGAGGTGACTGGCAGGGAGCTGTCATCCTGCCAGCTGCTCATCTCACAG CATGAGGCCAAGATCCGTTCGCTTACGGAATACATGCAGAGTGTGGAGCTGAAGAAACGGCACCTGGAAGAATCCTATGACTCCCTGAGCGATGAACTAGCCAAGCTTCAGGCGCAGG AAACTGTGCATGAAGTGGCCCTAAAAGACAAGGAACCGGACACACAGGACGCAGAGGAAGTGAAG AAGGCCCTGGAGCTGCAGATGGAGAATCACCGTGAGGCTCATCACCGGCAGCTGGCCCGCCTCCGGGATGAGATCAATGAGAAGCAGAGGACCATTGACGAGCTTAAAGA CCTGAACCAGAAGCTGCAATTGGAGCTGGAGAAGCTGCAGGCTGATTATGAGAGGCTGAAGAACGAAGAGCACGAGAAGAGCGCCAAACTGCAGGAGCTGAC ATTTCTGTACGAGCGACATGAGCAGTCCAAGCAGGACCTCAAGGGGCTGGAggagacagtt GCCCGGGAACTCCAGACCCTCCACAACCTTCGCAAGCTGTTCGTTCAAGACGTCACGACTCGAGTCAAGAAA AGTGCAGAAATGGAGCCCGAGGACAGTGGGGGGATTCACTCCCAGAAACAGAAGATCTCCTTTCTTGAGAACAACCTGGAACAGCTTACAAAAGTTCACAAACAG CTGGTACGTGACAATGCAGATCTGCGTTGTGAGCTTCCTAAATTGGAAAAACGACTTAGGGCTACGGCTGAGAGAGTTAAGGCCCTGGAGGGTGCACTGAAGGAGGCCAAGGAGGGAGCCATGAAGGACAAGCGCCGGTACCAGCAGGAAGTAGACCGCATCAAGGAAGCCGTGCGGTACAAGAGCTCCGGCAAGCGGGGCCATTCTGCCCAGATTG CTAAGCCTGTGAGGCCTGGCCACTACCCAGCCTCCTCACCCACCAACCCCTATGGCACCCGGAGCCCCGAGTGTATCAGTTACACCAACAATCTCTTCCAGAACTACCAGAACCTGCACCTGCAGGCTGCACCTAGCTCCACCTCAGATCTATA CTTTGCTAACTCCTGTGCCAGCAATGGAGCCACATCCAGTGGCCCCTTAGCTTCCTACCAGAAGGCCAACATGGACAATG GAAATGCCACAGATATCAACGACAACAG GAGTGACCTGCCATGCGGCTACGAGGCTGAGGATCAGGCCAAGCTTTTCCCTCTCCACCAAGAGACAGCAGCCAGCTAA